The window GGCCGGCCTGGCAGATTTTGGGCAATTATTACGCCTTTACGGGGCGGGAACTGGATCGGGTGGGAACTTCCCAAACGGGATTTTTGGAAATTATGTACTACCGCGCCAGGTATTATGACCCGGACACCGGCCGGTTCCTCCAGCCCGACCCGCTGGGTCTTGACCCGGCCGGCGGAAGGATTAACCCCTTCGGCCCGACAAGCCAGTACACCGACGGAATGAATGCATATGAATATGCAAAAAGCTCTCCGCTTCTCTTTTCCGATGCAGAAGGATTGGCGGCAATTCCCTATTGGCCGATTGGCCCGGGATGCGGCCCGATGTATACAATTACCTTTCCGGACCCTCCTCACTGTGAATGGCGTTTGGAAGATTTTATATGGATTTTTGAAGATGCGTGGGGCTACTATTGGGATTCGTTTCCGCTTCCCAATCCATACTATCGCCCAGGCTGCGGAGCAGCGGAAAGCACGGCATTTCCCTTTCTAAGATATTACCCAATAGATGACAAAATTTGGCAAAAATATGCAAAGCCGGAAGGATGCAAATGCGTCTTTCACGGTTTGGAAACATACTGGCTGTGGTGTTGCAATAGCAAAACCGATCGGATTAAGAAAAGAAAGAGCTGGTTTCCCACCCTCGTTCGGGGTGAACTCATTGAGGGAAAAGATTATCGCGGCAATCGTAAATACTCTTGCAAGTGTGACAAAGACCCTGATGGAAAACCTATAAACCATTACACAATTGGGCCATATAAACCATTAGACCTCTGATACATTACTCGGACAGAAAAAAATCATTCGAAAAAAAGAATGCCTGCCGAATAATGAATATACTCGACTTCCCATAATAAGGAGAGCGCATGCCAAAGCAGATAACGGACAGATTTTTGTGTATTGTGTTACTCTTATTTACCTGGGGATGCAAGAATGACCACGACAGCGTCATCAATGCTCTCCGGAGCGGAGATTGGAAAACTGCCGAGATTCTTGTGAAAAAAAGCCCGAATTTGCTCAACACCTGCGGGAAGGATGGCCTGTCGCTTCTGCACAAGGCCGTTGAGAACAATAGGGCCGACTGGGTTGAGTTTTTCATTCAACATGGCGCTGATGTCAATATTCGGACACAAACAACGAGCCGAGAAACTCCTCTTCATTTTGCTGCTTCGCTGGGATATTATGAACCAGCTCGGTTGCTGATAAATCATGGGGCAGACGTCAACTGCCGCGATGATTCTCTCCGCACTCCGTTACATCTTGCCTGTCAGTTCTCCCGCAAGAGAATCGTAGAGCTTTTAGTGGACAATGGAGCTGATGTTAACGCATTAGCTCGCGATGGCTTTACTCCTCTTTTTATCGTTTGTACCGAGTCTAGGGAATCTCCATCCGATTTCTCTATTATTCGCAAGCTTTTGGAGCATGGAGCGGATACTAATTACCGGCTGAAAGGGCATAGCCTTCTTTGGGTAACACTCGGCAGCCGCTGCTATAGAAAAGCAGAACTTCTGGCCGACTGCGGGGCTGTACTGGAACTGCCCGGCGAGCATGAAATTTGCCGGTTGGAAGGAGAACAGCTCAAAGACTATATAAAATGGTGTGAACAGGCAGCGAAGGAATTTCCGGAGCAGCTGCCGGAACGATACAGAAAATAAACCGGCTTGGGAAGAAATGTATTATGACCCGGACACCGGCCGGTTCCTCCTGCCCGACCCGCTGGGCCTTGACCCAGCCCAATCGTCATTTGCCCACCGAAAACAGATACAAT is drawn from Anaerohalosphaeraceae bacterium and contains these coding sequences:
- a CDS encoding RHS repeat-associated core domain-containing protein translates to MGNYYAFTGRELDRVGTSQTGFLEIMYYRARYYDPDTGRFLQPDPLGLDPAGGRINPFGPTSQYTDGMNAYEYAKSSPLLFSDAEGLAAIPYWPIGPGCGPMYTITFPDPPHCEWRLEDFIWIFEDAWGYYWDSFPLPNPYYRPGCGAAESTAFPFLRYYPIDDKIWQKYAKPEGCKCVFHGLETYWLWCCNSKTDRIKKRKSWFPTLVRGELIEGKDYRGNRKYSCKCDKDPDGKPINHYTIGPYKPLDL
- a CDS encoding ankyrin repeat domain-containing protein, yielding MPKQITDRFLCIVLLLFTWGCKNDHDSVINALRSGDWKTAEILVKKSPNLLNTCGKDGLSLLHKAVENNRADWVEFFIQHGADVNIRTQTTSRETPLHFAASLGYYEPARLLINHGADVNCRDDSLRTPLHLACQFSRKRIVELLVDNGADVNALARDGFTPLFIVCTESRESPSDFSIIRKLLEHGADTNYRLKGHSLLWVTLGSRCYRKAELLADCGAVLELPGEHEICRLEGEQLKDYIKWCEQAAKEFPEQLPERYRK